TTTGGCGAGTTTGGGACTGGGGTGGATAGGCGAGCCTGCATTCGCCAGCATCGTCGGCCCTTTGTTCGCTTCCTTCGGTATATGGTCGGAGAAAGTCATCCACAGCATCTCGCTGACCATAGCGTTCGCCGTCATCACATTCCTGCACATCGTGCTCGGCGAGCTCGCCCCCAAGTCGCTCGCGATCCGCCGGCCGGAAGAAACGTCGCTGCTGGTCGCGCCTCCGTTGCGACTCTTCTATCGTCTTTTCTACCCGGCATTATGGTTCTTGAACGCGTCGTCCGGCTTCTTTCTCCAGCTCCTGCGCATCACGCCGGCCACCGAAACGGAGCTGGCGCACTCGGAAGAAGAGCTCCGGCTGCTGCTCGCCGAGTCGCATCGCACGGGAACACTGTCCGCTTCGAAGCGGAAGCTTCTGGAGAACGTCTTCGACTATACACGTCGATCGGCCAAACACATCATGGTTCCCCGAGCCGACATCGTGTACCTGAGCTTGCGTCGATCGCTCACCCAGAATCTCGACACGATCCGTCAGACGCAGCACACCAGATATCCGCTCTGCGACGACGACATCGATCACGTCGTCGGCATGATTCACGCCAAGGATCTCTTTCAACCCGTCGAAGGCTTGCGAGACAGCTCGGATCTTCTGAAGCTGAAGCGCGACATCTTGTTCGTTCCGGAAAGTCGACCACTCGAGTCGCTCCAGCGCGATTTCCAGCAGCGCCGGGTACACATGGCTGTCGTCGTCGACGAGTACGGCGGCACCTCGGGTCTAGTGACCCTCGAGGACATTCTCGAAGAGATCGTGGGCGAGATCCAAGACGAGTTCGACACAGAAACCCCCCGTATGGAGGCGACCCCGGACGGCTATGTCGTCGACGGCCTGGTCCTTCTAGACG
Above is a genomic segment from Deltaproteobacteria bacterium containing:
- a CDS encoding HlyC/CorC family transporter, with the protein product MSTGYLLLAALLVLLNAFFVAAEFAIVKVRSTRVQELVREGVRGSVAVENAIKDLDAYLSATQLGITLASLGLGWIGEPAFASIVGPLFASFGIWSEKVIHSISLTIAFAVITFLHIVLGELAPKSLAIRRPEETSLLVAPPLRLFYRLFYPALWFLNASSGFFLQLLRITPATETELAHSEEELRLLLAESHRTGTLSASKRKLLENVFDYTRRSAKHIMVPRADIVYLSLRRSLTQNLDTIRQTQHTRYPLCDDDIDHVVGMIHAKDLFQPVEGLRDSSDLLKLKRDILFVPESRPLESLQRDFQQRRVHMAVVVDEYGGTSGLVTLEDILEEIVGEIQDEFDTETPRMEATPDGYVVDGLVLLDEIAARLGFTLPDQESSTLGGYMIARLGRIARLGDWVSLDGYTAKVIEMKGRRVSKLLLTKQEQPVSGASMD